ACAAAGTACACGTTATGGGAATTTTGAAGAAATCGGAAAAGAAGTTGTGGAAGAAATTGTCGCCGCTTATCCAGAAGACCGTGTTGAAAAAACTGTAAAAGAATTATTAGATCAAGCGGGTGCTAAAGAAGTAACGATTACAAAGCGTGAACCATATAAAGTAACAGAAGAAATGATGGCGGATCCTGATTGGAAAAACCGTTATGCAGCGCTTGAGCAAATGGATCCAACAGAAGAAGATATTCCTGTATTGAAGAAAGCGCTAGAAGATGAGAAAGTATCTATCCGTCGTTTAGCAACAGCGTACTTAGGTATGGTAAAAGGTGATGAAGTATTACCATTACTGTATAAAGCTTTACTAGATCGTTCTGTAAGTGTACGCCGCACTGCGGGTGATTGCTTATCAGATGTAGGAGATCCAGCAGCGATGTTTGTTATGATTAAAGCACTTAAAGATCCAAGTAAATTGGTGCGTTGGCGTGCGGCGATGTTCTTATTTGAACTTGGTGATGAAAGTGCAATTCCAGCACTACGCGTAGCGCAAGATGATCCAGAGTTCGAAGTAGCAATGCAAGCTCGTCTAGCATTAGAACGTATTGAAGGGGGAGAAGAAGCGAAAGGATCTGTTTGGAAACAAATGACGGAGTCTCGCAAAGGAGAATAATCATATGATCGTTTTCTATGATAGTAGGTGTCCGATGTGCACGGCAGTCGCAGAGCGTACAAAGAAGCTTGATAAAAAAGATACGATGAAGTTTGCCTCTTTTCGTGATAAAGATGTTGTAGAGGAGTATCAACTTTCTACAGAGTTACAAGAGAAGATGGAGCAAAGACTTTACATTTTAAAAAATAACAAATGGTATGACGGGATTGGTAGCGTATATGTTTTAGCAAAAGCTGTGCCGTCATACTGGTTTGTGGTTCCTTTTATCAAGTTATCTATTTTACTTGGATTTGGAAATAAAGTGTATGATTATATTGCAAATAGAAGAAAACTTGTACCAGTTGGTCACTGTCGTGAAGGAGTTTGTGAAATTCCATCAAAAAAATGATGGTAACGCTATCTTTCTTTTGCACCTATTATAAGAGCGTGATATGATGAATTTGGAATGAAAGTTGAAGGAGAGATTACAAGATGTCAAATGCATACGAAGAATATATGCGTCAAATGGTAATTCCAATGCGTCAAGAGTTAGTGCGTGCTGGATTTGAAGAATTAACTACAGAAGAAACTGTAAAAGAATATATGGAAAATGCGACAGGTACAACATTAGTTGTCGTAAACTCTGTTTGCGGATGTGCAGCTGGTTTAGCGCGTCCATCAGCTGGTCAAGCGGTTGTACGTTCTGAAAAACAACCTGACCATCTTGTAACTGTATTTGCAGGACAAGATAAAGACGCAACAGCTACAATGCGTGAGTACTTCGGAGATATTCCTCCATCTTCACCATCTATGGCGTTACTAAAAGGAAACGAAGTTGTTCACTTCATTCATCGTCATGAAATTGAAGGAGCAACAATGGAAGAGATTATTAATAACTTAGAACAAGCTTTTGAAAAGCATTGCTAAAAAGGGGGAGTGATTCTCCCTTTTTTCTTTATATATTGAGGTGAAAAGATGATTGTAACAACAGCAGGACGAACGAATAAGGAAATGACAGCATATGCAAAAGAGGTAGCGGAAGAATTACAATGCTCTTTTGTAGTACGGAATGATATATCGGTATATAAGCTACATGAGCAGTTTGAACAAGATGTACTCGTTGTAGGAAAGAAACGATTAGCAATTTATCCAAAAGGTACAGAAGAATCGTTCTTTTTCCATCCTAATTCTGCAATGTTTCGTGTGAAAAGATTAATGAGGGGAGAACATGATCCATTTGTACAAGCTGCAAAATTAGAAAAAGGAATGACGGTGTTAGATTGTACGCTCGGTATGGCATCAGATAGTATTGTTGCAAGCTATGTTGTTGGAGAAGAAGGAGCTATAATGGGGCTTGAGGGGAATCGTTACATGGCCTATATAATGAATAAAGGTTTAAAGCAGTGGTGTGCGGGTATTTCAGAAATCGATGAAGCGATGCGTAGAATTAGAGTGAAGAAAACTGAGCATTTTGATTTCTTAAAGCGCTGCGAAGACAACTGTTATGATGTTGTTTATCTGGATCCAATGTTTGAAGAAACGGTAATTGAATCAGATGGGATTCGTGGCTTAAAACACTTTGCTTTGTATAATGATGTCACAGATGAAACAATTGCAGAAGCAAAGCGTGTTGCTAGAAAACGTGTTGTCTTAAAGGATCATTTCCGTAGTACACGATTTGAGCGACATAACTTCTTAGTATATAAGCGAAAAAGTGCGAAATTTCATTTTGGTGTAATTGAACCTTGCTAATTATTTGAAAAGATGTATAATAAGCAATAATCAATTATATATGATGTCGTAGATGAAGAGAGTAGTCCTTCTTCAGAAGGAAAGCGAGCTAGGGATGGTGAGAGCCTAGTACGGAGAAGAGGATGAAGCGCACTTCGGAGACGCTGCTTGAAATGAATAGTAGAGTAAGCCGGGGCCCCCTGTCCTCGTTATAAACGGGAAAGTGGTTCTTCGGAACAACAAGGGTGGTACCACGGGTGATAACTCGTCTCTTTTTTAGAGACGGGTTTTTTGTGTTTAAAAAAATAAGGAGGGAGTAACATGGAATATAAAATTCAATTAGCAAAAAGTTTATTTGAAATATTAAAATCAGAATTATCATTGGAACAAATTACAGGTTTAATTGAAACTCCGAAGCAAGATGAATTTGGAGACGCGGCATTCCCTTGTTTTATGCTTGCAAAGCAATATAAAAAAGCACCCGCAATTATCGCGAAAGAAATTGCTGAGAAGCTAAACAATTCATTTTTTACAAAAGTGGAGGCAGTTGGACCATATGTGAACGTATTTTTCAATCGTCACATAGTAAGTGATGATGTATTAAAAGCGATTTTAGTTGAAAAAGAAGAATATGGACAGGGGTACTTTGGGCGAGAAAAAACAGTAGTAATCGATTACTCTTCACCAAATATCGCGAAACCGTTCTCCATGGGACATTTACGTTCAACGATGATCGGGAATTCTTTAAAACATATCGCTGAAAAGTGTGGATATGAGGTTGTAGGAATCAATTATATTGGTGATTGGG
This sequence is a window from Bacillus pseudomycoides DSM 12442. Protein-coding genes within it:
- a CDS encoding class I SAM-dependent methyltransferase — encoded protein: MIVTTAGRTNKEMTAYAKEVAEELQCSFVVRNDISVYKLHEQFEQDVLVVGKKRLAIYPKGTEESFFFHPNSAMFRVKRLMRGEHDPFVQAAKLEKGMTVLDCTLGMASDSIVASYVVGEEGAIMGLEGNRYMAYIMNKGLKQWCAGISEIDEAMRRIRVKKTEHFDFLKRCEDNCYDVVYLDPMFEETVIESDGIRGLKHFALYNDVTDETIAEAKRVARKRVVLKDHFRSTRFERHNFLVYKRKSAKFHFGVIEPC
- a CDS encoding thiol-disulfide oxidoreductase DCC family protein; this translates as MIVFYDSRCPMCTAVAERTKKLDKKDTMKFASFRDKDVVEEYQLSTELQEKMEQRLYILKNNKWYDGIGSVYVLAKAVPSYWFVVPFIKLSILLGFGNKVYDYIANRRKLVPVGHCREGVCEIPSKK
- a CDS encoding BrxA/BrxB family bacilliredoxin; translated protein: MSNAYEEYMRQMVIPMRQELVRAGFEELTTEETVKEYMENATGTTLVVVNSVCGCAAGLARPSAGQAVVRSEKQPDHLVTVFAGQDKDATATMREYFGDIPPSSPSMALLKGNEVVHFIHRHEIEGATMEEIINNLEQAFEKHC
- a CDS encoding conserved virulence factor C family protein; the encoded protein is MKIKAIEPTPSPNTMKVILNEVLPSGARNNYTNENAEQAPEQVQHILKIEGIKGVYHVADFLAVERNAKYDWKVLLQQVRAVFGEEVTEEDEREQLSHFGEVKVFIQMFFTIPMQVKLTDGTTEERVGLPDRFKEAIMKVQMSAPNVVKERKWVEQSTRYGNFEEIGKEVVEEIVAAYPEDRVEKTVKELLDQAGAKEVTITKREPYKVTEEMMADPDWKNRYAALEQMDPTEEDIPVLKKALEDEKVSIRRLATAYLGMVKGDEVLPLLYKALLDRSVSVRRTAGDCLSDVGDPAAMFVMIKALKDPSKLVRWRAAMFLFELGDESAIPALRVAQDDPEFEVAMQARLALERIEGGEEAKGSVWKQMTESRKGE